Genomic window (Temnothorax longispinosus isolate EJ_2023e chromosome 3, Tlon_JGU_v1, whole genome shotgun sequence):
TATCgccaataatatttaagtatcaCGCATATAGGATTGATCTTTCAGTTCTTTTCCAACAACGCCGATCGTTATCCAACTGCTGACAGTAAAGCCTACCAACTTTCTGAAAAAGCATAATAGTCGCACGAGAAGCTCATTACATCCCGTTGTCTTTCACATTTGTCAACCCGAGAGAAATAATCCATCGGCGGTCTCCAAAACCAAATCAGTTGCAAAAGCTTACGAAGAGGTGATCGATGTTCTTTATTcacgattaaattaaactttattcaCTCTCAACTACCTTATATCCAtccatatatcattatatatgggCATATATAATTCCAAATATGTATAACTAGATATGAACAATACATCATATATGCACTCCTggatacataaaaaattcatgtaaatAATCgtatgattataatataatttcagctagcgttatatatataaaaagcaaaatttccGCATATAGCAGatagaataaaagataaaataaatcatggTGAAATAATTACTCAAATTACTAAAAAGTACATATACTGTCCAATAACATACTATAccttaaaaaacaatataaaaatcaaacttAGATAcaagtttacaataaatttgtGTTTTGTACTTGTGTTACAGTTCGGTTATCCATAAAATATGATGCATACCAATAATATCCAGCACAATATAAAATCTAGCTCGAAAAACTTGGACGAAGATGGACttgtaatgttatttaaagaCATATTCGGAGTaaattctcaaaataaatttccaaataatttcGATACCTGGACCGTAAAAAAGCAATGCGACtggataataaaaaacatagcAGAATTCTTCCCAAACATGCCGCAGTCTTTACGGAGCGTTATTCCAGCTGCCTTTTGCCAATTAGATAATGACCGAACCTTGGAGAAATTACCTGAATGGATGGATATGGATAAATATCGCAGGGGACAAAAATTTGTCCAGAAAAATTACACCGCGATCACCATATCCAAAGTAATGGGCctgatgtatatttatacgtttCAAGAAGAACTGAAGCCAATTATTTTGGGAGCACATAGCCATACGCCGTATTTAGCATTCCAAAggtatctttttaaaatattgtatttatataagcatataaaaaaaagtagataaatatatacacataaatatattttatacatttcaaagGTACGTATCGAATATAAAACGATTGTTCAGCTGGTATGATGGAGAGCCTTGGATTAAAGGAACTAAAGCTTACAAGGATATGCAAGTAGCACGTGGTAAGCATTTGGCGATGAGAAAGAAGGTGTGTCAGATGGATCATGAGCAAATTACCGCTGCGTGCACATTCGCAAATCCATGGTGTCTAGATCGTGAATTGCTTCTAAAGGATTTCGCTGCGGTTTCTTCACCTGAGAAATTTGGACAGCGTCATACTATCGTCAACAAATCACCATACAAACCGAAGGGTATAAATAACGCGGATTTGTCAGTTACTCAGAGCTGTCTTGTCGTTGTACCTTTGCTCTATCCACAAAGTGTTGGAATACACGACG
Coding sequences:
- the LOC139809846 gene encoding uncharacterized protein; the encoded protein is MMHTNNIQHNIKSSSKNLDEDGLVMLFKDIFGVNSQNKFPNNFDTWTVKKQCDWIIKNIAEFFPNMPQSLRSVIPAAFCQLDNDRTLEKLPEWMDMDKYRRGQKFVQKNYTAITISKVMGLMYIYTFQEELKPIILGAHSHTPYLAFQRYVSNIKRLFSWYDGEPWIKGTKAYKDMQVARGKHLAMRKKVCQMDHEQITAACTFANPWCLDRELLLKDFAAVSSPEKFGQRHTIVNKSPYKPKGINNADLSVTQSCLVVVPLLYPQSVGIHDATDEDLEAFCHIWKCYGYFLGIEDEYNFCRGSLQEIKQRANDFYQYWVIPNFKELTPEWEHTTRCLVEQLNYWPIIYMPYKAMTLIAIDTLNLNMPSLYASLNYTEWIVYKIYKFMFFYAFKFSTIRDIINNIIRKAMDEAANYSAEKLEEIHEKSKKILPDFSITY